One genomic segment of Helianthus annuus cultivar XRQ/B chromosome 14, HanXRQr2.0-SUNRISE, whole genome shotgun sequence includes these proteins:
- the LOC110908544 gene encoding uncharacterized protein LOC110908544, with translation MIGRECVIKAYHFLVDLGQKDEKSQVFAIEGEDNFSHVIKDDFPLPKVLAGALEARKNDIHVKTLLTICEGREGTELSDGDVLLFPEMIKYSCTRLPRVPEVNLDLMTHPTVHFCKRLIIISHMMFMCKMIITDFHLQIVVSCVFKPYLILL, from the exons ATGATCGGACGGGAATGTGTGATTAAGGCGTATCACTTTCTTGTGGATCTAGGTCAAAAGGATGAAAAATCTCAg GTCTTTGCAATTGAAGGTGAAGATAACTTTTCACATGTTATAAAGGACGACTTTCCGCTGCCCAAGGTGCTTGCTGGAGCTCTGGAAGCTCGGAAGAACGACATTCATGTGAAG ACTTTGTTGACGATATGCGAGGGACGTGAAGGTACGGAGTTATCGGATGGAGATGTGTTGCTTTTTCCTGAAATGATTAAGTACAG CTGCACGAGGCTCCCAAGGGTCCCGGAGGTCAACTTGGACCTGATGACGCATCCTACCGTGCATTTCTGCAAGAGGCTGATTATTATCTCACACATGATGTTCATGTGTAAGATGATAATCACCGATTTTCATTTGCAAATTGTTGTTAGTTGTGTTTTTAAACCATACTTGATCCTGTTATAA
- the LOC118486353 gene encoding uncharacterized protein LOC118486353, with the protein MASPVSSISSISSMSSSSSSEWYSSSSEEDAIMHNMIMNAAEVFMAADEGSSQRLTRREKYNRDQEAGHDKLVADYFADEPVYPAEIFRRRFRMSRPLFLRIAGDMALSDPFYSNFCSS; encoded by the exons ATGGCTTCACCCGTTTCTTcaatttcttcaatttcttctatgtcttcatcgtcttcgtccgAGTGGTATTCATCGTCTTCGGAAGAGGATGCtattatgcacaacatgattatgaacgcggctGAGGTGTTCATGGCGGCCGATGAAGGGTCGTCCCAACGGCTAACTAGACGAGAAAAATATaaccgagaccaagaag ccggccacgataaactagtagccgattattttgccgacgaacccgtgtacccaGCCGAGATTTTTCGACGTCGTTTCCGCATGAGTCGTCCACTGTTCTTACGTATTGCAGGCGACATGGCGCTGTCTGATCCGTTTTATTCAAATTTCTGTTCCAGTTAG